CGCCGACCGCTGAGGGTGCGGCTCCACGACCCCCCGGGCCTCACAGCCCCGCGGCGGCCACCAGGTCCGAGCGGATCGCGTCGAGACGCCCGACCGCGGCGATCCGGGCGGCGTCGACGCCGCCCTCGCCGACGGGCACGACCACCTCGAGGTAGCACTTGAGCTTCGGCTCGGTGCCCGACGGGCGCACCACGACCCGGCCGTCGTCGGCCAGCACGAGCCGCAGCCCGTTGGTGGGCGGCAGCCCGGGCCCGGCGCCCTGGTTGAGGTCGTCGACCCGCTCGACGGCCAGGCCGCCCAGCGAGGTGGGCGGGGCCGAGAGCAGCCGGTCGACGACGGCGGGGATGGCGGCGAGGTCGTCCATCCGCACCGAGAGCTGGTCGGTGGCGTGCAGGCCGTGGGTGGTCGCGAGCTCGTCGAGCCGGTCGCGCAGGGTGCGGCCCTCGGCCTTGAGGCGGGCGGCCAGGTCGCACACGAGCAGCAGCGCCGAGACGCCGTCCTTGTCGCGGACCTGCTGCGGGTCGACGCAGTAGCCCAGCGCCTCCTCGTAGCCGAACGCCAGGTCGGGGACCCGGCCGATCCACTTGAAGCCGGTGAGCGTCTCGGCGTACGGCTGGCCCGCCGCGGCGGCGAGCCGGCCCAGCATCGAGGACGACACGATCGAGGTCGCGTAGGTGCCCTGCACGCCGCGGTCGAGCAGGTGGGCGCCCAGCAGCACGCCGAGCTCGTCGCCGCGCAGCGCCTGCCAGCCGTGGGGGCCGGGCAGCGCGACGGCGCAGCGGTCGGCGTCGGGGTCGTTGGCCACGACCAGGTCGGCCCCCACCTCCTCGGCGCGGGCCAGCGCGAGGTCCATCGCGCCGGGCTCCTCGGGGTTGGGGAAGGCGACGGTCGGGAAGTCGGGGTCGGGCTCGGCCTGCGCCTCGACCACGTGGGGCTCGGGGAACCCGGCCCGCTGCAGGGCGGCCAGCACGGTGGCGCCGCCGACCCCGTGCAGCGGGGTGTAGACGAGGCGCAGGTCGCGGGGGCTGCCCTCGGCCAGGCGCACCACGCCCGCGAGGTAGCGGTCGAGCAGCTCCTCGCCCAGCACCTCGATCGCATCCCCCCGCGGGACCGACGCCAGCGGGCCGACGGCCTCGATGCGGGCGGCGATCCCGGCGTCGGCCGGCGGCACGATCTGGCTGCCGTCGCCCAGGTAGACCTTGTAGCCGTTGTCCTGGGGCGGGTTGTGGCTCGCGGTCACCATCACGCCGGCGACGGCGCCCTGGTCGCGGATGGCGTGGGCCAGCACGGGGGTCGGCAGCGGTCGCGGCAGCACGCGCGGCGCCAGCCCGGCCCCGGCCATCACCTCCGCGGTGTCGCGGGCGAACACGTCGGAGAGGTGGCGGGCGTCGTACCCGATGACGACGGGGTCGCCGGGGCGCGCCCCCTGGTCGAGGAGGTACGCCGCGAGGCCGGCCGCCGCGCGCAGCACCACGACGCGGTTCATCCGCATCGGACCGGCGCCCAGGGCGCCCCGCAGCCCGGCCGTGCCGAACTCGAGGAACCCCGAGAACCGGTCGGCCAGGGCGTCGAGGTCCTCGGCGTCGACCAGCGCCTGGAGCTCCTCGCGGGTGCGGGGGTCGGGGTCCTCGGCGAGCCAGGCGCGGGCGCGGTCGAGCAGGTCGGCGTCGGGAGCGGTGCTCATGACGGCCAACCTAGGCGAGGCTCAGCCCAGCTGCTCCAGCCGGGGCAGCACCTCGGTGCACAGCCGCTCGACGCTGCCGACCGGGTCGTCGGAGGAGGGGCCGACCCACACCATGTCGAGCCCGAGCGAGGCCCAGGTCTCGGCCTGGCGCAGGAAGCCGTCGACGTCGCCGAGCACGTCACCGCCGTAGATGTTGGTGCGCTGGATCTCGGCCGGGTCGCGGCCGAGGTCGGCGCAGTGGCGGTCGAGCACCTCGAGCTTGTGGGCCAGCTCGTCGCGGTCGGTGGCGAACAGGTTGCAGGCGTCGGCGTACTGCGCGACCATCCGCAGCGTCTTGCGCTCGCCCGAGCCGCCCACCAGGACCCGCGGGCCGCCCTCGCGCAGCGGCATCGGCCGGCACACGGTCTCGGCGAGCTGGTAGTGGGTGCCGTCGTAGGCGCCCTCGTCGGGGCCCCACATCTGCTCGCACACCTGGATCGCCTCCTCGAGCCGCTCGAAGCGCTCCTTCATCGAGGGGAAGGGGACGCCGAGGCCGTGGTGCTCGCGGTCGTACCACGCCGCACCGATGCCGAACAGCGCCCGACCGCCCGAGAGCACGTCGAGGGTGGCCACGGTCTTGGCCAGCAGCCCGGGGTGGCGGTAGGTCACGCCGGTGACGAGCAGGCCGAGCTCGACGCGGGTGGTCACGCCCGCGAGGAAGCCGAGGGAGGTGTAGCCCTCGAGCATCGGCTGGGCCGGGCCGCCCATCTGCTCCATCTGGAACCAGTGGTCCATCATCGTCAGGGTCGTGACGCCGCCCTCGTCGGCGGCACGGGCGACCCCGGCCAGGGTGGTGGCCAGCTCGCCGGCCCCACCGGGCCAGGTCAGGTCAGCGGCGTGGACGGCGAGCTTCATCGTCCGGTCCCGTCAGCCGAGCGCCGCGACGGCGGCGTCGTAGTCGGGCTCCTGGCCGATCTGCGGGACCAGCTCGGAGTGCAGGACGGTGCCGTCGGTGTCGACGACCACGACCGCGCGGGCCAGCAGGCCCTCGAACTTGGTGTCGAGCAGGCGCACGCCGTAGTCGTCGCCGAAGCCGGACCGGAAGGCCGAGGCGACCTTGACGTCCTCGAGGCCCTCCGCGGCGCAGAAGCCGGTCAGGGCGAAGGGCAGGTCGACCGAGACGTTGAGGACGGTGGTGTCCTCGAGGCCGGAGGCCAGCTCGTTGAACTTCCGGACGCTGGCCTGGCAGACGCCGGTGCCGATGCTGGGGAAGATGCTGATGACCGTGCGGCCCGGGAGGTCGGAGAGCGAGAACTCCGCCAGGTCGGTGTCGACCAGGGTGAAGTCGGGGGCCTTCGAGCCGGGGGCGGGCAGGTCGCCGGAGGTCTGGGCGGGGTCGGGGCCGAGTGCGGTGGTAGCCATGCCCGCCAATCTAGACCCGGTGGGTCAGCGGCGCGTCCGCGGTGCGAACACCGGGCGCTGCTCGGCGCCGTCCCGGGCGAAGGCCGCGGCGCGCGCCGCCCTCGCGTTGGCGCCGAGCAGCAGCACCAGCTGCTCGGCGCGCTCGCGCGCGAAGGTGCGGCGCGGCGACGCCGTCCACGTCCGGTCGAAGAGCCGCTTGCCCGCGGCCAGTGCGTCGGGGGAGCGGTGGGCCAGCTCGCGGGCCAGGTCGTGGGCCGCCGCCACGGGGTCGGCGGACAGCTCGGTGACCAGACCCAGGTCGTGGGCCTGCTGGCCGGAGACCTTGCGGGCGGTCATCGTCAGCAGCTTGGCGGTGTCGATGCCGACCAGCTCCTTGAGGGTGACGACGCCGCTCATGTCGGGGACGATCCCCCAGCGGCCCTCCAGCACCGACCACTCCGAGTCGGGCGAGGCGATCCGGAAGTCGGCGGCCAGCGCCAGCTGGAGGCCGCCGCCGTAGCAATAGCCCTCGACCGCCGCCACGACCGGCACGGGCAGCCGGCGCCAGGCCCAGCACGCCTCCTGGAAGACGTTGGTGCCGCGCCACGGTCGCGGCACGAACGCCGCGACGATCCCCGCCGGCCTCCTCAGCACGGCGCCGAAGTCCAGGCCGGCGCAGAACGAGCTGCCCTCCCCGGAGAGCACCACCGCCCGCAGCGTGCGGTCGCGCCGCAGCCGGTGCGCGACCGCGACCAGCTCGTGGAGCGTCTGCAGCGTGAGGGCGTTGAGCTTCTCCGGCCGGTCCAGTCGCACGTGGGCGATCCCGTCGGCGACGGTGCACGCGACCAGGGGGCCCACGGGCGCAGCGGTGGGCGGAGCAGCGGGGGAGGCGGCCATGACCGGCAGGTTACCGGTCGGTAGGTCAGGCGTCGATGCTGGACATGTCGCCGTACCGGTCACCCACGACGGCGTCGCGCGGCACCGCCTGGTCGAGCGCCTCGAGGTCGTCGGCGGTCAGCTCGACGTCGGCGGCCGCGACGTTCTCCTCCAGGTAGCTGACCCGCTTGGTGCCCGGGATCGGGACCACGTCGTCGCCCTGCGCGAGCACCCAGGCCAGGGCCAGCTGGCCCGGCGTCGCGCCCTTGCTGGCGGCGAGGTCCTTGATGCGGCGCACCAGCTCGAGGTTGGCCTGCAGCGCCTCGCCCTGGAAGCGGGGGAAGTACGCCGTGGCGCGGCTGTCGCCCTCGGCCGGCTCCGAGAGCATCGTGCCGGTCAGCAGGCCGCGCCCGAGCGGGGAGTAGGGCACCACGCCGATGCCGAGCTCGCGCACCACGGGCAGGATCTCGTCCTCGAGGTCGCGGGTGAACAGCGACCACTCGGTCTGCAGGGCCGTGATGGGGTGCACCGCGTGGGCGCGTCGGATCGTCTCCGGCCCGGCCTCGGAGAGCCCGAGGTGGGTCACCTTGCCGGCCTCGACCAGCTCCTTCATGGCCCCGACGGTCTCCTCGATGGGGACCGACTGGTCGACGCGGTGCTGGTAGTAGAGGTCGATGTGGTCCACGCTGAGGCGCTGCAGCGAGGCGTCGCAGGCGGCACGGACGTACTCCGGGGAGCCGTCGATGCCGAGCCGCGCACCGTCCTCGCCGCGCTTGTTGCCGAACTTGGTGGCCAGCTGCACCCCGTCGCGGCGGCCCTGCAGGGCGCGGCCGACGAGGCGCTCGTTGGTGAAGGGGCCGTACATGTCGGCCGTGTCGAGGAACGTCACGCCCAGGTCGAGGGCGCGGTGGATGGTCTCGAGGCCGCCCTGCTCGTCGGGGGTGCCGTAGAACTCCGACATCCCCATGCAGCCGAGCCCGAGGGTGGACACGGTGAGGGAGGCGTCGCGGCCGAGGGTGCGGGTCTGGATCGTCATGCCCCCAGCCAACACCTCGCGCCAAGCGGCGTCAGCCCTCGGCGTCGTCGGTGTCCTTCGGGTACGGCGGGGGCTGGCTCTCGTCGTACTCCTCGGCATCGGTGAACATGCCGCGCTCGACGTCGAAGTCGCGCTGGGTGTTGTCGACCTCGGCGGTGTCGGGCCGGTTGTCCGGGTCGAGGCGACGCTCGCGCTCCTCCTCCATCTCGTGCTTGGTGTCCTCGTCGGGCTCGGCGTCGGGGTCGATGCCCTGGCTGCGGCCCGCGCGCTCGTCGGTGTCGATGCCACCGTCGTCGAGGATGGTCCCGTCCTGCTGGTCCTGCTCGTCGTCGCTCACGCGGTCCTGGCTATCGGTGTCGGTGCACACGTGTCAACGCACCGTCCGCCGCGGCGGACAGGTCGCGGTCCGGCCGGCTCAGATGCGGGGCACGATCCCGCCGAGCAGCTCGCCCATCCGGCTGGCCGCCGCACGGCCCGCCTCGAGGACCTCCTCGTGGTTGAGCGGCTCGCCGGTGATCCCGGCGGCGAGGTTGGTGACCAGGCTGATGCCGAGCACCTCCATGCCGGCCTCGCGGGCGGCGATCGCCTCGAGGGTGGTGCTCATCCCGACCAGGGTGCCGCCGATGGCGCGGATCATCCCGATCTCGGCGGGGGTCTCGTAGTGCGGGCCGGGCAGCTGCACGTAGACGCCCTCGTCGAGGCTCGGGTCGGCCTCGCGGCACAGCGCGCGCAGCCGCGGGCTGTAGAGATCGGTGAGGTCGACGAACCTCGCGCCCTCGATCGGGGAGGTGGCGGTCAGGTTCACGTGGTCGCTGATCAGCACCGGGGTGCCGGGGGACCACGACTCGTCGAGCCCGCCGCAGCCGTTGGTCAGCACCACCGTGCGGCAGCCCGCGGCAGCAGCGGTGCGCACGCCGTGCACGACCGGGCGCACGCCGAGGCCCTCGTAGAGGTGGGTACGGCCGAGGAAGACCAGCAGCTGCCGGTCGCCGGCGCGCACCGAGCGGATCCGGCCCGCGTGGCCCTCGACGGCCGGCGGCGCGAAGCCCGGCAGGTCGGTCGAGCTGAGCTCGGCGGTCACCTCGCCCAGGGCGTCGACGGCCGGCAGCCAGCCCGACCCCAGGACCAGGGCCACGTCGTGGCGCTCGACGCCGGTCCTCTCGGCCAGCACGGCGGCGGCCTCGGTCGCAGCGGCGGCGTACGTCGTCGGTGGGGTCACGGGCCGGACTCTAGTCGGCCACCGACGCCGGTCGCTCAGCCGCCGAAGTTGGAGCGGCAGGGCCGCGAGCGCAGCGCCTCGACGTAGTCGGCCGGGGCGTCGGCGGCCTCGGCGGCGTCGGCCAGGGTGCCGAGGTAGGTCGCCGACGGCAGGCCGCCCTCGAAGGCGTCGAGCACGTAGGCCCACGCCACGACCTCGGAGTCGAGCAGCGAGACCCGCACCTTGACCTTGCGGAACAGCCCGGTGTCGGCCGACTCCCAGCCGTCGAGGGCCGAGACGTCCTCGTCGGTGATGTCGTAGATGCCGACGAAGACCTGCTCGAACGGGTCCTGGACGATCGTGGCCAGCGCGCCGTCCCAGCCGTGCTCCTCGCCGCCGAAGGTGAGGCGCCAGCCCTCGAGCCAGCCGGTGCCGCGCAGCGGGGAGTGGGGGCAGCGCTCGCCCATCCGGGCGGGATCGAGGTTGGTCCCGTAGGCGGCGTACAGCGTCACCGCGCCAGCCTAAGGGGCGCATCGGACGCTCCTCGCATGCGACACAATGTGCGCGTGACGACACCAGACTTCGGGCAGGGCCAGCGGGTCGTGATCATCGGCGGCGGGCCGGGGGGCTACGAGGCGGCACTGGTCGCCCAGCAGCTCGGGGCCCGGGTCACGGTCGTGGACAGCGACGGGCTCGGCGGCTCGGCGGTGGTCACCGACTGCGTGCCCAGCAAGACCCTGATCGCCACCGCGGAGCTGATGACGGAGTTCTCGGGGGCGCCCGAGCTCGGCGTCCAGTTCGAGGACCACGAGGGCGACCCCGCCCACCAGCTCACCGTCGACCTGGCGACCGTCAACGCCCGGGTGAAGCGGCTGGCCCACGACCAGTCCGACGACATCGGTCGCCGCCTCGCGGACGAGGGCGTCGAGGTCCGCCACGGCCGCGGCCGGCTCGAGGGCGCCGGGGTGGTCGTGGTCGACCTCGCCGACGGCGGCTCGGAGCGGCTCGAGGCCGACGCCGTGCTGCTCGCCACCGGTGCGGCTCCCCGCACGTTGCCCACCGCCGAGCCCGACGGGGAGCGGATCCTCACCTGGGAGCAGGTCTACGACCTGACCGAGACGCCGTCCCACATGGTCGTGGTCGGCTCCGGCGTCACCGGGGCGGAGTTCGCCAGCGCCTACATGGCGCTGGGCATCGAGGTCACGCTGGTCTCCTCGCGCGACCGGGTGCTGCCCGGCGAGGACGCCGACGCCGCCGAGGTGCTGGAGGAGGTGCTGACCCGGCGCGGCATGCAGGTGCTGTCGAAGTCGCGGATGGAGTCGGTCACCCGGGAGGGCGACCAGGTCACCGTGCGCCTCACCGACGGCCGCACCGTGACCGGCTCGCACTGCCTGCTGGCGCTCGGCTCCATCCCCAAGACCGCCGGCATCGGGCTCGAGGAGGCGGGCGTCGAGCTCGACGGCGGCGGTTTCGTCAAGGTCGACCGGGTCTCGCGCACCTCCGCCCGCGGGGTGTACGCCGCGGGCGACTGCACCGGCGTGCTGATGCTGGCCAGCGTGGCCGCCATGCAGGGCCGGATCGCGATGTGGCACTTCCTCGGCGACGCCGTGACCCCGCTCGACCTGGGCCAGGTGTCCTCCAACGTCTTCACCGCGCCCGAGATCGCCACCGTCGGCTGCTCGCAGCGGGCCGTCGACGCGGGGGAGGTGCCGGCCGAGACCGTGCGCCTCGAGCTGGCCGGCAACCCACGCGCCAAGATGCAGGGCGTGCGCGACGGCTTCGTCAAGCTCTTCGCCCGTCGCGGCACCGGCATCGTCATCGGCGGCGTCGTGGTCGGGCCCCGGGCCAGCGAGCTGATCCACCCGATCTCGATCGCGGTGGCCGAGTCGCTGACCGTCGACCAGCTGGCCCACGTGTTCACGGTCTACCCCTCCATGAGCGGCTCCATCGCCGAGGCGGCCCGTCGCATGCACCACTTCACGACCCGATAAATACAACGATGTCATTTATGGGCGTCATGGAAATGCATTCTGGAATTCGTCCCGGGTCCTATTAGGGGCAGACATACTCGAGTCCGGTCCGTCTCCCACCCCACCGGTCACCGAGGTCCCCATGTCACGCATCCGACGCGGTCTCGGCGTCGTCGGCGCCGCTGCACTCCTGCTCGCGACCGGGCTCGCGAGCCCACCGGCGGCCACCGCCGCGGGGTCCCCCGTCGGTGCGGCCGCCCCCGACGTTCAGGCCGCCGACGCCGGCTGGGCCGTGCCCTCCGACGGGGTGGTGAGGCTGCGCGGCCACGGCTACGGCCACGGCCACGGGATGTCGCAGTACGGCGCCCGCGGGGCGGCCCAGAAGGGCCTGACGCACCAGCAGATCCTGGCCTTCTACTACCCCGGGACGACCCTGGGGACGACCTCGGGCAACATCTGGGTCCACCTGACGGCCGACACCGACGGCACCCTCCAGGTGCTCCCGGCGACCGGGCTGCGGGTGCGCCAGGTGGGCAGCGGGTCGTCGTACGTGCTGCCGACCTCGGTGGGGAGCGCCACCCCGACCTCGTGGCGGCTGCGCACGGTCTCGGGCCGGATCGTCCTGGAGTACCTCGCCGGCAGCAGCTGGCGCGCGCACGCGCCGAAGGACGTGACGCTGTCCGGCGCCGCGGCCTTCTACCGCCCCGGCGGCACGGTCACCCTGCGGGTCGGGAGCTCCGACCGGACCTACCGCGGCTCGCTGCGCTACGTCGCCGGCGCCACCGTCAACGTGCTGCGCCTCGACGACTACGTGCGCGGCGTCGTGCCCCGCGAGATGCCCGTCTCCTGGGAGGGCGCCGCGGTGCGCACCCAGGCCGTCGCGGCACGGACCTACGCCGCGTGGGAGCGCGCCGACCACCTGGGCCGCTCGTGGCACACCTGCGACACCACCTCCTGCCAGGTCTACGGCGGGGTCGGCTCGGAGCACCCGCTGGGCGACGCCGCCGTCAAGGCGACCGCCGGCCAGGTGCTGCGCTGGAAGGGCGAGCCCGCGTTCACGCAGTTCTCCTCCAGCAGCGGCGGCTGGACGCGCGCCGGCAGCATGCCCTACCTGGTGGCCAAGGCGGACCCGTACGACGCCAACGCCAGCAACCCGATGAACACCTGGTCGACCACCCTCAAGCGCACGACCGTGCAGTCGGCGTACCCCTCGATCGGGACGCTGCAGTCGCTGCGCGTCACCCGCCGCGACGGCAACGGCGACTGGGGCGGGCGCGCCACCGCGGTGCTGCTCCGCGGCTCCAAGGGCGAGGTCACCGTCAGCGGCTCGACGTTCCGCTCGCGGTTCGGGCTGCGCTCGGACTGGATCAGGTTCGGCAGCTGAGCGCCGGGGGCGATCGGCCCAGATCGGAGGCTTTCCTCACGTACGCTGGCCCCATGACGACGCAGATCGCCGACCCCGCGGAGTTCCTCCCGCGCCGCCGGCCCTCCCAGGAGCGCAGCCGGCGTCGTTTCGACGACATCCTGCGCGCCGCCCGGGCGCTGCTCGTCGAGGTGGGCTTCGAGTCGTTCACCTCCGAGCAGGTGGCGCTGCGCGCGGGCGTGCCGATCGGCTCGCTCTACCAGTTCTTCGGCAACAAGTACGCCATCATCTGCGAGCTCGACCGCCTCGACACCGCCAACGTGCAGACCGCGCTCGCCGAGTTCGCCGCCGAGATCCCCACCCTCGCCTGGGGCGACCTGCTCGAGAAGCTGCTCGACCACCTCGCCGCCCTGTGGCGCACCGACCCGTCGCGGCGGGCGGTGTGGCTGGCGATGCAGGCCACGCCGCCCACCCGGGCGCTGGCCGCGACCCACGAGCGCGAGCTCGCGGCGCAGGTCACCCGGCTGCTGGCTCCGCTGACCCCCGGCTCCAAGATCACCCACCGGCAGTCGCTGGCCGAGGTGCTGGTGTATGTGACGTACTCGATGCTCAACTTCTCCATCCGCGACGGCCAGTCCCACCCCGACGCCGTGGTCCAGCTCAAGACGCTGCTCACCGGCTACCTCATCGCCGCCGAGACCGAGGCCGCGCAGCAGCGCTCCGGCGCCTGAGACACGCCCCGCGCGGGCCTTGTGACTGGCCCGTAACCCCGAAGTCGTGGGACGGTGGACCCAATGCGAGACGAGCCTCGCGTTTCCAGCGTTCAACCCGAGGGGTCCATCGTGTCTTTCCGTCGAATCGCGATCGTCAACCGTGGCGAGTCCGCCATGCGGCTGCTGCACGCCGTGAGCGAGCTGAACGCCGCGAACCCGGTCGAGGACCACGTGCAGACCGTCGCCCTGCACACCTCGGGCGAGGCGGACGCGATGTTCGTGCGGCAGGCGGACCTGGCCCACGACCTGGGGCCCGCGTCCGCGCGGCCGTACGTCGACCTGGCCGTCCTCGAGCGCGCCCTGCTGGAGACCGGCGCCGACGCGGTGTGGCCCGGCTGGGGCTTCGTCGCCGAGGACCCGTCGTTCGTGGACCTGTGCGACAAGCACGGCGTCACCTTCATCGGCCCCAGCGCCGAGGCGATGCGCCGGCTGGGGGACAAGATCGGCTCGAAGCTGATCGCCGAGGAGGTCGGCGTCCCGGTCGCGCCGTGGAGCCGTGGCGCCGTCGACACCCTGGAGGAGGCCCTCGCCGCCGCCGAGCAAGTGGGCTACCCGCTGATGCTCAAGGCCACCGCCGGCGGTGGTGGTCGCGGCATCCGCATGGTGGCCTCGCCGGCCGACCTCGAGGACGCCTACCAGCGCACCAGCGACGAGGCGCTGCGCGCCTTCGGCAACGGCACCGTCTTCCTGGAGCGCCTGGTCACCGGCGCCCGCCACGTCGAGGTCCAGCTGATCGCGGACAGCCACGGCACCGCGTGGGCGCTGGGCGTGCGCGACTGCTCCATCCAGCGCCGCAACCAGAAGGTGATCGAGGAGTCGGCCTCGCCGCTGCTCGCCCCCGAGCAGGTCGAGGAGCTCAAGACCGCCGCCGAGCAGCTCGCGCTGGCCGTGGGCTACGTCGGTGCGGGCACCGTCGAGTTCCTCTACCACCCCGGCGAGCGCACCTTCGCCTTCCTCGAGGTCAACACCCGCCTGCAGGTCGAGCACTCGATCACCGAGGCCACCACCGGCATCGACCTGGTCCGCGCGCAGATCCACGTCGCGCAGGGCGGCCGGCTCGAGGGCGAGAAGCCGGCCGAGGTCGGCCACGCCGTCGAGGCCCGGCTCAACGCCGAGGACCCCGACCGCGACTTCGCCCCCGCCCCGGGCCGCATCGAGCACCTCGAGCTGCCCTCGGGCCCCGGCATCCGCGTCGACACCGGCGTCGCCGAGGGCGACACCATCCCGCCCGACTTCGACTCGATGATCGCCAAGATCATCGCCTACGGCCGCACCCGCGACGAGGCGCTGGCCCGGCTGCGCCGCGCGATGACCTCGACCACCGTGGTCATCGAGGGTGGCGCCTGCAACAAGAGCTTCGTGCTCGACCTGCTCGCCCAGCCCGAGGTCGTCAGCGGCGACCCGGCCGGGGGAGTCGCGTGGGCCGACACCGGCTGGATCGACCGCGTCCGCGCCGAGGGCAGGCTCGCCTCCCACGCCCACGCGGGCGTCGCGGTGGTCGCCGCCGGCATCGAGGCCTACCTCGAGGGCGTCCGGATCGAGACCGCCCGGCTGATCGAGACCGCCCACGGCGGCCGACCCTCGGCCTCCCACGAGGTGGGCCGTCCGGTCGAGCTCAAGCTGCGCGGCGTGCCGTACCAGGTCGCCACGATCAACACCGGCCCCGGCCGCTTCCGGGTCAGCGTCTCCTCGGGGTCCAGCTCCCAGACCGTCGACGTCGCCATGGCCCACGTCGACGACGTGCGCCGCCGCCTGGTCGTCGGCGGCCGGCGCTACAGCGTCGTCACCGCCACCCACGGCCCCACCACGCTGGTCGAGGTCGACGGCGTCGCCCACCGCGTCAGCCGCGACGAGGGTGGCGTGCTGCGCTCGCCCGCCCCGGCCCTGGTCGTGGCCACCCCGGTCACCGTCGGCGACGAGGTCGAGGCCGGCGCGACCGTGGTCGTGCTGGAGTCGATGAAGATGGAGACCGCGCTGCACGCGCCCTTCCCGGCCCGGGTCAAGGAGCTGCACGTCATCACCGGCAGCCAGGTCGAGACCGGTGCCGCGCTCATCAAGCTGGAGCAGCTGGGGGAGGGGACCGAGGAGGTCGCCGACGCCGGCCCCGGCGTCGACCTGCCGGCCGACGCGGGCGTCGACCCCGCGACCCAGCGCGAGCGCGCCCGCGCCGCGCTCAGCGCCGTCGTCCTCGGCTACGACGTGCCGCCGGAGGACCAGGACGCCGCGCTCTCGGAGTACCTCGCCGTGCGCGACACCGTCCAGGACGACCAGGTCGGGGCCGGCTCCGTGCTGTCCGACGAGGTCACCCTGCTGGAGACCTTCGTCGACCTCGCCGAGCTGAGCCGCAACCGCCCGGCCGACGAGGACCGCCAGAGCGAGCTGCGGGTGCACAGCTCGCGCGAGCACTTCCACACCTACCTGCAGAGCCTCGACGCCGACCGCGGCGGCCTGCCCGAGCAGTTCCGCGAGCGGCTGCAGCGGGTGCTGCGCCACTACGGGCTCACCTCGCCCGACCGCACCCCCGAGCTCGAGGCGGCGGTCTTCCGGATCTTCCTGGCCCAGCAGCGCACCACCCCCGAGGTGGCGCTGGTGGCCGCCCTGCTCGGGGCGTGGAGCCGCGAGGCGCCGCCCGTCGGCGACCTCGCCGGCCGGGCCCGCGAGGTGCTCGAGCGCCTGGGCCGCGTGCCGCAGTCGCGCTACCCCGCGGTGGGCGACCTGGCCCGCAGCGTGCGGTTCCGGTGGTTCGACCAGCCGGCCGTCGACGCCGAGCGCACGGGCGTGCTGCTCGGCATGCGCGACGAGGTGGAGGCGCTCGCGGCGTCGGCCGACGCCCCCGACCGCGCCCGCCGGATCGAGGCGCTGGCCGCGATCCCCGAGCAGACCGTCGGGTTCCTGTGCGACCGCCTGGTCCGCGGCGTGCCCGAGCGCGAGCCGATGCTCGAGGTGCTCGCGCGGCGCCACTACCGCGAGTACGACCTGCACGACGTGCGCTCCCTCGACGAGCCCCGGCCCGTCGTGGTCGCCGACTACGTCCTCGACGAGCGGCCCACGCGGCTGGTCTCCTCGATCGGCAGCGTCGCCGAGCTGGTCGACGGCTCCGAGCTGGTCGCCGCCGTCGCCTCCCACGTCGCCGAGCGCGCGACCGGCGAGGACGCCGTCGTCGACCTCTACCTGTCCTGGCCCGAGGCGCCCTCGGCCCCGGACGAGGCGAGCGCGCAGCTGCACGCGCTGCTCGACGCGCTGCCGCTGACCCGTGACGTGCGCCGCGTCTGCGTCGCCATCTGCGCCGGCGGCGGCGACCGCCACGTCGGCTACTTCACCTTCCGTCCCGCCGACGACGAGGGCGCCGCGTCCTCCGGCCAGGCGATCGTCGAGGACGACCTGACCCGCGGGGTGCACCCGATGGTCGGTCGCCGCCTCGACCTGTGGCGGCTGCGCCGCTTCCACGTCACCCGCATCGACGCCCCCGAGGACGTGCTGCTCTACGAGTGCGTGGCCCGGGAGAACCCCTCCGACCGCCGCCTCGTGGCGCTGGCGCAGGTCCGGCAGATGTCGGTCGTGCGCGACGACGACGGCACCATCACGGCCCTGCCGCACGCCGAGCGCGCGGTGGAGAGCTGCCTGGAGTCGATCCGGCGCGAGCGCGTGGCC
This genomic interval from Nocardioides scoriae contains the following:
- a CDS encoding ATP-binding protein, coding for MSFRRIAIVNRGESAMRLLHAVSELNAANPVEDHVQTVALHTSGEADAMFVRQADLAHDLGPASARPYVDLAVLERALLETGADAVWPGWGFVAEDPSFVDLCDKHGVTFIGPSAEAMRRLGDKIGSKLIAEEVGVPVAPWSRGAVDTLEEALAAAEQVGYPLMLKATAGGGGRGIRMVASPADLEDAYQRTSDEALRAFGNGTVFLERLVTGARHVEVQLIADSHGTAWALGVRDCSIQRRNQKVIEESASPLLAPEQVEELKTAAEQLALAVGYVGAGTVEFLYHPGERTFAFLEVNTRLQVEHSITEATTGIDLVRAQIHVAQGGRLEGEKPAEVGHAVEARLNAEDPDRDFAPAPGRIEHLELPSGPGIRVDTGVAEGDTIPPDFDSMIAKIIAYGRTRDEALARLRRAMTSTTVVIEGGACNKSFVLDLLAQPEVVSGDPAGGVAWADTGWIDRVRAEGRLASHAHAGVAVVAAGIEAYLEGVRIETARLIETAHGGRPSASHEVGRPVELKLRGVPYQVATINTGPGRFRVSVSSGSSSQTVDVAMAHVDDVRRRLVVGGRRYSVVTATHGPTTLVEVDGVAHRVSRDEGGVLRSPAPALVVATPVTVGDEVEAGATVVVLESMKMETALHAPFPARVKELHVITGSQVETGAALIKLEQLGEGTEEVADAGPGVDLPADAGVDPATQRERARAALSAVVLGYDVPPEDQDAALSEYLAVRDTVQDDQVGAGSVLSDEVTLLETFVDLAELSRNRPADEDRQSELRVHSSREHFHTYLQSLDADRGGLPEQFRERLQRVLRHYGLTSPDRTPELEAAVFRIFLAQQRTTPEVALVAALLGAWSREAPPVGDLAGRAREVLERLGRVPQSRYPAVGDLARSVRFRWFDQPAVDAERTGVLLGMRDEVEALAASADAPDRARRIEALAAIPEQTVGFLCDRLVRGVPEREPMLEVLARRHYREYDLHDVRSLDEPRPVVVADYVLDERPTRLVSSIGSVAELVDGSELVAAVASHVAERATGEDAVVDLYLSWPEAPSAPDEASAQLHALLDALPLTRDVRRVCVAICAGGGDRHVGYFTFRPADDEGAASSGQAIVEDDLTRGVHPMVGRRLDLWRLRRFHVTRIDAPEDVLLYECVARENPSDRRLVALAQVRQMSVVRDDDGTITALPHAERAVESCLESIRRERVARGRDGAKLDLNHVWVHVWPVVDLDLDALGALGSKISPLTDGAGVEEVVAQGRLAVPGADPVAMAVRFSARPGSGVTTTVEDPPTELLQPLDDYTSKVVRSRRRGLVYPYELSGVLAGPGGSLVEHDLDDTGRLVPVDRPYGLNKSGILAAVVTTPTPLHPQGVTRVVLCGDPTKSLGSVAEQECLRVIAALDLAEEMQVPVEWFALSAGARISMDSGTENMDWVAKALRRIVEFTQDGGEINVVVAGINVGAQPYWNAEATMLMHTKGILVMTPESAMVLTGKQSLDFSGGVSAEDNYGIGGYDRVMGPNGQAQYWAPDLAGAFGVLMAHYEHTYVAPGETGPRRTPSVDPVDRDISSFPHAVEGSDFTSVGEIFSATANPDRKKAFDIRTVMRAVADQDHGVLERWAGMADADTAVVQDAHVGGYPVCLLGIESQSVRRSGFPPTDGPNTYTAGTLFPKSSKKAARAINSASGNRPLVVLANLSGFDGSPESMRNLQLEYGAEIGRAIVNFRGPIVFCVISRYHGGAFVVFSKALNPNMTVLAVEGSFASVIGGAPAAAVVFTGEVEKRTAATPAIRSLDERIASARGAERIGLQVERAQLRTAVRAEKISEVAAEFDGIHDIHRAVEVGSVDAVIPAARLRPEIVAAIEGYAARG